The Besnoitia besnoiti strain Bb-Ger1 chromosome IV, whole genome shotgun sequence genome contains a region encoding:
- a CDS encoding TFIIH basal transcription factor complex helicase XPB subunit (encoded by transcript BESB_053030): MSSEEFPPAGDVSLCDTRPRVPPPAKRARRPSTDDEEWHPSHVREEKADRRGPSLPALSLRVGGFRDYGAKLSLKADHAHRPLWVCQDGSILLETFSSASRQANELLLTMAEPICRGDFVHEFQITIFSLYAGISIGLSCEDMISNLEKFSKNAIPEDLVVQIQKVASAFGKVKLVLNENKYYIESAEKKELDYLLSNPLIRSSAVVHRRPELPQTAQLPSLVMPPVSSLSKPAAGPVVSNDGLYVVANAPTLDASQLAFPVTEHDEETGPGAGLARAEKGDAATAVGGAPGGPGAPGGDAQGSQQTGSRDKRPRDEPEERREAEGGSAKQAPASPPRASSAGDEGDSAKQKKATTAPARQVFSFQVSSDRVEEVKRLSVETMHRPLLNEYDFRRDKTNKNLSSLLLKSSTKIRYYQERALRKMFSNGRARSGIIVLPCGAGKTLTGITAACTLRKSVMVLTTSAVAVDQWRKQFEEYTTIDSSRLLTLTAETKQSLWQVDEAGVLVSTYTMLAFSGRRSLAAERIMQQIREREWGLLIFDEVQFAPAPAFRRINDLVKSHCRLGLTATLVREDDLIKDLQWLIGPKLFEANWIELQDQGFLARVSCQEVWCPMTADFYREYLRCSHAKQRKLWVCNPTKLMTCEWLLRYHEARGDKILVFSDNVFALLHTAKALNRPFIYGQVSAVERVAILNKFKNESTFNSLFLSKVGDNAIDIPCANVVIQISFNFASRRQEAQRLGRILRAKPQAADEGESFNAFFYSLISKDTLEMVYADKRQQFIIDQGYAYKVIHSRDLPMEPDKLIYGDQQRQREILTDILASDDNDRSLDDDEDDSSRNILASLAGERQSLFSNAARRDGSWGADADDRRADGFSEGALGFDAAHVQHVPGGLARFSGDGGFAPFGSRPAGGGRGGRGGRGGRASGLDVKSMHPLFRGFHGKK, from the exons ATGAGTTCAGAGGAGTTCccgcccgcgggcgacgtGTCGCTCTGCGACACGCGCCCTCGGGTTCCTCCccccgcgaagcgcgcgcggcgcccgagcacagacgacgaagaaTGGCATCCTTCGCACgtccgcgaggagaaggctgACCGGCGAGGGCCTTCGCTTCCCGC CTTGAGTCTGAGGGTCGGCGGCTTCCGAGACTACGGCGCCAAACTGTCTCTGAAGGCTGACCACGCGCACCGCCCCCTCTGGGTCTGTCAGGACGGATCCATTCTCCTCGAGACCTTCTCGTCCGCCAGCCGGCAAGCGAACGAGCTCCTCCTCACCATGGCGGAGCCGATCTGCAGGGGTGACTTCGTCCACGAGTTCCAG ATCACGATTTTCTCGCTGTACGCGGGCATCAGCATCGGGCTCTCCTGCGAAGACATGATTTCGAATCTGGAGAAGTTCAGTAAGAACGCGATTCCCGAGGACTTGGTTGTGCAGATTCAGAAGGTGGCCTCGGCCTTCGGCAAA GTGAAGCTCGTGTTGAACGAGAACAAGTACTACATCGAatcggcggagaagaaggagttGGACTACTTGCTCTCGAATCCGCTGATTCGCAGCTCCGCGGTCGTTCACCGGCGCCCGGAACTACCGCAGACCGCCCAGCTGCCTTCGCTCGTGATgccgcctgtctcttctctctcgaaaCCTGCTGCGGGTCCTGTTGTCAGCAACGACGGGTTGTACGTGGTCGCGAATGCGCCCACGCTCGACGCGTCTCAGCTGGCCTTTCCGGTCACCGagcacgacgaggagacgggcCCCGGGGcgggcctcgcccgcgccgagaagggagacgccgcgaccgcggtcggcgggGCTCCAGGCGGCCCAGGCGCcccaggaggcgacgcacagGGCTCGCAGCAGACAGGGTCTCGAGACAAGAGACCGCGCGACGAGCCAGAAGAacgaagagaggcagagggagggagcgcgaagcaggcCCCCGCGTCGCCACCGAGGGCTTCgtcggcaggcgacgagggagacagcgcgaaacagaagaaggcgaccacggcgccggcgcggcag GTATTCTCCTTCCAAGTGagcagcgaccgcgtcgaGGAGGTCAAGCGCCTCTCTGTGGAGACCATGCACCGCCCGCTGCTCAACGAGTACGACTTTCGGCGCGACAAAACCAACAAGAacctctcctcgctcctcttGAAGTCCAGCACAAAAATTCG TTATTATCAGGAGCGAGCCCTGCGGAAAATGTTTAGCAACGGCCGAGCGCGCTCAGGCATCATTGTCCTGCCCTGTGGCGCAGGGAAGACTTTAACAG GCATCACAGCAGCGTGCACACTTCGCAAATCTGTTATGGTTTTGACGACGAGCGCGGTTGCAGTCGATCAGTGGAGGAAGCAGTTCGAAGAGTACACGACCATCGactcttctcgccttcttaCCCTCACTGCGGAAACCAAACAA AGCCTGTGGCAAGTTGACGAGGCTGGCGTGTTGGTGAGCACCTACACGATGCTTGCCttcagcggccgccgcagtctgGCAGCTGAGCGGATCATGCAGCAAATTCGCGAGCGCGAGTGGGGGTTGCTTATCTTCGACGAAGTGCAGTTCGCCCCCGCTCCCGCCTTCCGCAGAATCAACGACCTTGTCAA gaGCCACTGCCGCCTCGGCTTGACGGCGACGCTTGTGCGCGAGGACGACCTCATCAAAGACCTGCAGTGGCTCATCGGTCCGAAGCTCTTCGAGGCGAATTGGATCGAACTGCAGGACCAA ggtttcctcgcgcgcgtctcttgcCAGGAAGTCTGGTGCCCGATGACTGCGGACTTTTATCGCGAATACCTCCGG TGTTCGCATGCGAAACAGAGGAAGCTCTGGGTATGCAACCCGACGAAACTGATGACCTGCGAGTGGCTGCTGCGCTACCACGAAGCACGGGGAGACAAAATTCTGGTTTTCAGCGACAACGTTTTTGCGCTGCTCCacacggcgaaggcgctcaACCGGCCCTTCATCTACGGACAAGTCAGCGCCGTCGAACGCGTCGCGATTCTGAACAAATTCAAG AATGAGTCGACCTTCAACTCCCTTTTCCTGTCCAAAGTCGGCGACAACGCGATCGATATTCCTTGCGCTAACGTTGTCATTCAAATTTCCTTCAACTTCGCGTCTCG CCGGCAGGAGGCCCAGCGTCTAGGTCGCATTCTGCGTGCGAAGCCccaggcggcggacgaaggcgagagctTCAACGCATTTTTCTACTCGCTGATTTCGAAAGACACGCTGGAGATGGTCTACGCCGACAAGCGCCAGCAGTTCATCATCGATCAG GGCTACGCTTACAAAGTGATTCATAGCCGGGATCTGCCGATGGAGCCCGACAAGTTGATTTACGGCGATCAACAACGCCAGCGCGAGATCCTAACAGACATTCTCGCTTCAGATGACAACGACAGGAGCTtagacgacgacgaagacgactcGTCGCGGAATATCCTGGCCTCGCTTGCGGGCGAGAGACAGTCGCTATTCAGCAACGCCGCTCGACGCGACGGGAGCtggggcgccgacgccgacgaccggcgcgcggacggattcagcgagggcgcgcttGGCTTTGACGCGGCACACGTTCAGCACGTGCCTGGAGGCTTGGCGCGGTTTTCAG gcgacggcggattCGCGCCCTTCGGCTCTCGAcctgcaggcggaggccgcggcggccgcggcggccgcggcgggcgggctTCGGGGCTCGACGTGAAGTCGATGCATCCTCTCTTCAGAGGTTTCCACGGGAAGAAATAA